A DNA window from Mastacembelus armatus chromosome 11, fMasArm1.2, whole genome shotgun sequence contains the following coding sequences:
- the LOC113126811 gene encoding CMP-N-acetylneuraminate-beta-galactosamide-alpha-2,3-sialyltransferase 1-like, with product MLSTFKKYTAHLSLLCIITVGLFSSYFWNLSSYVVIPKKLSLCSCDKCLTKGDSWFRELINSSPKPFLSAKDPISEDVFNWWRRLQSERHSFTFYNATVEKLFKIFRPIPDVAEVSPDRCRSCAVVGNSGNLRKSHYGPLIDFHDIVIRMNRGRTKGFETDVGTKTTHHVMYPESVTSLDNTTHLVLFPFKIKDLLWLLKTFDPQKTSAVNSKSRANKDMVMILNPAFMKYVHESWLKKKGRYPSTGFLTLAFSIQICDEVSVYGFGADRDGNWNHYFEVLKNKKLRTGPHAGIHEYEVIKRLERMQKIQFFKGW from the exons ATGCTTTCCACTTTCAAAAAATACACAGCCCACTTGTCCCTGCTCTGCATCATAACAGTGGGTCTGTTTTCCAGCTATTTTTGGAATTTGTCTTCATATGTCGTCATCCCCAAGAAGTTGAGTCTTTGTTCCTGTGACAAATGTTTAACAAAAGGTGATTCGTGGTTTAGGGaattaatcaactcatctccTAAGCCCTTTTTGTCAGCAAAAGATCCAATCTCAGAGGATGTGTTTAACTGGTGGAGG cGCCTACAGTCAGAACGTCACAGCTTCACTTTCTACAATGCAACAGTGGAAAAGCTGTTTAAGATCTTCAGACCCATCCCAGATGTTGCAGAAGTCAGTCCAGACCGCTGCAGGTCTTGTGCTGTGGTGGGAAATTCTGGTAATTTGAGGAAATCACACTATGGACCTCTGATAGATTTTCACGATATTGtaataag AATGAACCGTGGCCGTACCAAAGGCTTTGAGACAGACGTTGGGACCAAAACAACTCATCACGTCATGTATCCAGAGAGTGTGACAAGTTTAGACAACACCACTCATCTTGTGCTGTTTCCATTCAAGATAAAAGACTTACTGTGGCTTCTGAAGACCTTCGATCCACA GAAAACTAGTGCTGTAAACTCAAAGAGCAGAGCTAACAAGGATATG GTGATGATCCTCAATCCAGCTTTCATGAAATATGTTCATGAAAGCTGGCTCAAAAAGAAAGGCAGATATCCATCCACTGGCTTCCTGACTTTGGCTTTTAGCATCCAGATTTGTGATGAG GTGAGCGTATATGGATTTGGagcagacagagatggaaacTGGAACCATTACTTTGAagtactgaaaaacaaaaaactgagaACTGGACCTCACGCAGGAATACATGAATATGAAGTTATTAAACGACTAGAGAGGATGCAAAAAATCCAGTTTTTTAAAGGGTGGtaa
- the LOC113126964 gene encoding CMP-N-acetylneuraminate-beta-galactosamide-alpha-2,3-sialyltransferase 1-like: MITNRKLLTFLLCATGISVFFSTHDRRRFPKIFSLQQNTSVCACEKCLSEDELLEFNETVEPFLSANFRLSEDDFDWWKNLQDENRNFSTYRATVDMLFKIFPPSPKITEPSPDRCRSCAVVGNSGNLKGSHYGPLIDFQDVIIRMNAGQTKGYEVDVGNRTTHHIMYPESAIDLDNTTHLVLFPFKIMDFEWLIKALTTGFNGTSYMPVKSNITANKDLVMVINPGFIRHVHEMWLQNKGKYPSTGFMAVVLALHICDEVHVFGYGADNDGNWSHYWEKLKDKNLKTGIHPGHFEYEVIQQLAENHTLKFYSGW, translated from the exons ATGATAACAAATAGGAAGCTACTCACTTTCCTGCTGTGTGCAACTggcatcagtgtgtttttcagtaCACATGATCGAAGGAGGTTTCCAAAGATCTTCTCCTTGCAGCAAAACACAAGCGTCTGTGCTTGTGAGAAATGTTTATCAGAGGATGAACTGTTGGAATTCAATGAAACTGTGGAACCATTTTTGTCAGCAAACTTCAGACTTTCAGAGGATGATTTCGACTGGTGGAAG AACTTACAGGATGAAAACCGCAACTTTAGCACCTACAGAGCAACAGTGGACATGCTGTTTAAGATCTTCCCACCCAGTCCAAAGATCACAGAACCCAGCCCAGACCGTTGCAGGTCTTGTGCTGTAGTGGGGAACTCTGGTAACTTGAAAGGATCACACTATGGGCCTCTCATAGATTTCCAAGATGTCATCATAAG AATGAATGCTGGCCAGACTAAGGGTTATGAAGTAGACGTTGGGAACAGGACAACTCATCATATCATGTATCCAGAGAGTGCCATAGACTTGGACAATACCACTCATCTTGTGTTGTTTCCTTTCAAGATAATGGATTTTGAGTGGCTCATTAAAGCATTAACTACAGGATTCAATGGCAC CTCATATATGCCAGTAAAATCAAACATCACGGCTAACAAGGATTTG GTAATGGTGATCAATCCAGGTTTCATAAGGCATGTCCATGAGATGTGGCTGCAGAATAAGGGCAAGTATCCATCCACTGGCTTTATGGCTGTGGTTCTTGCCCTGCACATTTGTGATGAG GTCCATGTGTTTGGTTATGGAGCAGACAATGATGGGAACTGGAGTCATTATTGGGAaaaactcaaagacaaaaacttaaaaactggAATACATCCTGGACATTTTGAATATGAAGTTATCCAGCAACTAGCTGAAAATCATACACTAAAGTTTTATTCAGGGTGGtga